The Pyrodictium delaneyi genome contains a region encoding:
- a CDS encoding chromatin protein Cren7 yields MACEKAVKVRDPTTGKEVELVPIKVWQLAPRGRKGVKIGLFKSPETGKYFRAKVPDDYPICS; encoded by the coding sequence ATGGCGTGTGAGAAGGCTGTGAAGGTTCGTGACCCGACTACTGGTAAGGAGGTTGAGCTAGTACCCATCAAGGTGTGGCAGCTAGCCCCCAGGGGCAGGAAGGGCGTAAAGATAGGCCTATTCAAGAGCCCAGAAACCGGCAAGTACTTCCGCGCCAAGGTACCAGACGACTACCCAATATGCAGCTAA
- a CDS encoding signal peptidase I, with product MGSASRRLLAYLVISSYAAVFVFLMLQVYRGIYSYVLPALASIVAIVAALISGGLSRSYGYSREGSLSTILALTFWIALLSGLGLIGGFAINPLAPSIDFAVFNTIFLLPLAAGRAAVASLAVYWKNQRFLSWLAHIGYIISMLSTKFTMSEIELMLSGTRAPLATAMGLLPVAFTAIAIYMLARYASGNHAMVYAIAIDAPAKLLPILPAVAAPIYNMAILLPAILVITILGQGIVLHREKRASKDNGNPYWIATISLLAMFLLIALWMGYWPLMVLTGSMKPTLNPGDIVIVKPTDHVRTGDIIAYRLGDAIVLHRVINKSIDENGKVMITTKGDNNRAPDAPVETSSVLGVKIVRIPYAGLPLLHLARLLGGSIQSAQLFIAMLVSLMLIRPSIPQLVKKKVK from the coding sequence TTGGGTAGCGCGTCGCGAAGACTATTAGCTTATTTGGTGATATCGTCGTATGCAGCTGTGTTTGTATTTCTGATGCTACAAGTATATCGGGGTATATACAGTTATGTTTTACCAGCTCTAGCATCAATAGTTGCTATTGTAGCCGCATTAATCTCTGGAGGTCTTTCAAGAAGTTATGGTTACTCTAGAGAGGGTTCATTGTCGACCATCTTAGCATTAACATTCTGGATTGCATTGCTTTCAGGGCTAGGTCTAATAGGCGGATTTGCCATTAACCCGTTAGCACCATCAATAGACTTTGCAGTATTTAACACTATATTCCTGTTACCCCTAGCTGCCGGTAGAGCTGCGGTTGCCTCACTGGCAGTCTACTGGAAAAACCAGCGATTCCTTTCGTGGCTGGCCCACATCGGATATATTATATCTATGCTTTCTACGAAGTTCACTATGTCCGAAATTGAGCTAATGTTGTCCGGTACTCGAGCCCCCCTGGCAACAGCTATGGGGTTGCTACCAGTAGCCTTTACGGCCATAGCTATATACATGCTCGCCAGATACGCTTCTGGAAACCATGCCATGGTATATGCTATAGCAATAGATGCGCCCGCTAAGCTTCTACCCATACTACCTGCCGTAGCCGCACCAATCTATAATATGGCCATCCTTCTACCAGCAATACTTGTAATCACTATTCTTGGTCAAGGCATTGTTCTCCACCGCGAAAAGAGGGCCTCAAAAGATAATGGTAACCCCTACTGGATAGCAACAATATCATTGCTAGCAATGTTCCTACTCATAGCTCTATGGATGGGCTACTGGCCCCTCATGGTACTCACAGGGAGCATGAAGCCTACACTAAACCCTGGCGATATAGTGATAGTAAAACCCACAGATCACGTCAGGACAGGTGATATAATAGCCTATAGGCTTGGCGACGCTATAGTGCTACACCGTGTCATAAACAAATCAATTGACGAAAACGGCAAAGTAATGATTACAACAAAGGGTGACAATAATCGTGCACCGGATGCGCCGGTAGAAACCTCTAGTGTGTTAGGTGTGAAAATAGTGAGGATCCCCTATGCTGGTCTACCGCTTCTACACTTGGCTCGACTTCTGGGAGGGAGTATTCAAAGCGCTCAATTGTTCATAGCCATGCTCGTGTCTCTAATGCTCATTAGGCCCTCTATCCCACAGCTAGTTAAAAAGAAGGTCAAGTAG
- a CDS encoding CARDB domain-containing protein has translation MRRTIAALLAGILALISIAALSANAQDAQETYTVELRLGDDLYVLYINMSTGYFVETSSTLYMKMNIRLAYSTSAEPVFVSVEASLAGVAIGSSMAGYLSDQTPTREIVISGIVPPHVAEQITYHSGLSFIEVKVKAYRGNEKAVQTIMVPVVVVKKEPSISVDAFFDNGSPYTVAVIGRDMFRKIVVRVANTGEIQARNLKVSILLGNNTVYTGTVATILEPGEQAETEATIPVPVQPGVYTLTVSARAIVGAVSYEKSTSLIMAVIPRPVIQLVLVNSTPVLEGEKVCFTIYVNGVPEFADPNIVLEYSAPGAGQDQWNPVYVKKGRENVSYCWEARTAGDRTTAYLFRAKLLLRIYGLEYASYSNTVQVTVTPITSVLSRSSLQLVVVPSMIYEGGEARAVVTLSPTLPGCLTGRLEALDTQTLTWTPLKQINICDGKGIVNIFASELGVGNHTLRAVVQLGSYTIASNAASIRIVAKPELVARLVPPIAAPGSSTELLVKVDPAIREYRVSIKPSWMDNWINTTGKPGGVTVPLLAPDKEGVYDVRIEVAINGVKLEKTLVLTVQKLLLLVAAEPQKLRAGEVDTINVKATLSAPLNGTAVFTLSRGNTVIDSTEKLMVDGKAVAKLTAPKEPGVYTIKVFVPEYRIENTTLVNVTKMMYGITLTLNATKTEPNGKIETRIEIQPKPTSPVNLVLMIQYPDGVWRTLVSKLVSSNEATIVIDAPSEPGTYRVKATIPSVNAESNVVTLEVTGRAVKEIVPANMLPTVIAGAATIAILWSIRAIRKR, from the coding sequence TTGAGGAGGACAATAGCGGCGCTGCTTGCGGGAATTCTCGCATTAATTAGTATTGCTGCACTCTCGGCAAATGCCCAAGATGCGCAAGAAACTTATACTGTTGAGCTACGGTTGGGAGACGATCTATATGTATTATATATCAATATGTCTACTGGCTATTTCGTAGAAACGTCGAGTACACTTTACATGAAGATGAATATTAGACTTGCGTATTCAACTAGCGCTGAACCTGTATTTGTGTCAGTAGAGGCAAGTCTTGCAGGCGTAGCTATAGGTTCGTCCATGGCAGGGTATCTATCTGATCAAACACCGACTCGCGAAATAGTTATCAGTGGAATTGTACCGCCGCATGTTGCGGAGCAGATAACATATCATAGCGGTCTAAGCTTCATAGAGGTCAAAGTAAAAGCCTATCGTGGCAACGAAAAAGCCGTACAAACCATAATGGTGCCCGTAGTAGTAGTAAAGAAGGAACCTAGCATATCGGTGGACGCATTCTTTGACAATGGGAGCCCCTATACAGTAGCTGTAATAGGTCGTGACATGTTTAGAAAAATCGTTGTTCGTGTGGCAAATACTGGAGAAATACAGGCACGTAATCTTAAGGTATCAATTCTATTGGGTAATAATACAGTCTACACTGGTACAGTAGCCACGATCCTAGAGCCAGGTGAGCAAGCAGAGACGGAGGCTACGATACCTGTCCCAGTACAGCCAGGTGTCTACACACTAACAGTCAGTGCGAGAGCGATAGTGGGTGCTGTAAGCTACGAGAAATCAACAAGCCTCATAATGGCTGTTATACCTAGACCCGTTATCCAGTTAGTACTTGTCAACTCTACACCCGTACTCGAAGGCGAGAAAGTATGTTTCACGATATATGTTAATGGTGTACCCGAGTTTGCTGATCCAAACATAGTGCTAGAATACTCTGCTCCTGGCGCCGGTCAAGATCAATGGAATCCGGTCTATGTTAAAAAAGGTAGAGAGAATGTATCATACTGTTGGGAGGCACGTACAGCAGGAGATAGAACCACAGCTTACCTGTTCCGCGCAAAACTACTGCTTCGAATCTACGGGCTCGAGTACGCATCTTATAGCAATACCGTGCAGGTAACAGTAACACCTATTACATCTGTTCTGTCGCGGAGTAGCCTTCAGCTAGTAGTTGTGCCATCAATGATCTACGAGGGTGGGGAAGCTCGTGCCGTAGTGACGTTATCGCCTACACTACCTGGATGTCTTACCGGGAGGCTAGAGGCTCTAGATACACAGACACTAACATGGACGCCGCTCAAGCAAATCAACATATGTGATGGGAAAGGTATCGTAAATATATTCGCGTCGGAACTAGGTGTAGGTAATCACACACTTCGCGCCGTTGTCCAGTTGGGCAGCTACACTATAGCGAGTAACGCAGCAAGTATTAGGATAGTTGCCAAGCCGGAGCTTGTAGCTAGACTTGTGCCGCCTATAGCTGCACCAGGCTCGTCCACTGAACTATTAGTAAAGGTGGATCCAGCTATTAGGGAATATAGGGTCTCCATAAAGCCCTCTTGGATGGATAACTGGATTAATACTACTGGGAAGCCCGGTGGTGTGACAGTACCCCTATTAGCCCCTGACAAGGAAGGCGTCTATGACGTAAGAATAGAGGTAGCAATCAACGGTGTAAAGTTAGAAAAGACGCTTGTGCTAACAGTCCAGAAGCTCCTCTTGTTAGTAGCAGCTGAGCCGCAGAAGCTGCGCGCAGGCGAGGTAGACACGATAAATGTAAAGGCAACATTATCGGCGCCTCTGAATGGTACGGCAGTATTCACGCTGTCTAGAGGCAATACAGTAATCGATAGTACGGAGAAGCTCATGGTTGACGGGAAAGCGGTAGCTAAGCTCACTGCTCCCAAAGAACCCGGCGTCTATACTATCAAGGTGTTCGTACCCGAGTACAGGATCGAGAACACTACATTAGTTAATGTGACTAAAATGATGTATGGTATAACGCTTACACTAAACGCCACGAAGACGGAGCCTAACGGCAAAATAGAGACAAGGATCGAAATACAGCCAAAGCCGACGAGCCCGGTAAACCTAGTACTGATGATCCAGTATCCGGATGGTGTGTGGAGAACACTAGTCTCTAAGCTTGTAAGCAGCAACGAGGCAACTATAGTCATTGATGCGCCGAGCGAGCCCGGAACATACCGTGTTAAAGCTACTATTCCATCAGTAAATGCTGAGAGCAACGTGGTAACTTTAGAGGTCACTGGTAGAGCTGTGAAAGAAATCGTTCCAGCTAACATGCTTCCAACGGTGATAGCGGGGGCTGCTACAATAGCCATTCTGTGGAGCATAAGAGCTATACGCAAGCGCTAG
- a CDS encoding type II secretion system F family protein — protein MSITATEVKIERSKLLDPIFLASLAVPVAAIALISSPVAYTAIVVPALAGVWRILLPIARRQARTNQMDMDLLFLLAHMYAVSTGRPARRRLFELNTLVGEYGDYQRVLRRIAVLAVEWGYGFVRATRMLANQVRNDAFRGFLIRMSEVLRTGDDVVRFLRVELETAMRQFTSSYMRAIDLMRIFLGLYTTLMSASAFVILTFTILAVFMGGDSSVFVVSIMALTVTIAVFAFIAKMISPRDPIIYRSKEVLNPMLARLARITRLAFTASVVLGLLTYTITRDPMYTILAFALPALVPGIVAMRIEGFIKRINMFYQVFVRSFGLTFSVMPNYASALASVLSADYGVLTPYLRRLHARITNGIDPHIAFRYFVLETMSTNVLRGTNIMVDSIDAGGDATETGLMLSSLLIRLGDLRIDRDRVARTFEAVVYLMQGLVAAISSAVVNILILFMGYYKQLIGMSQTMPEVVQYLPFAITIPNMTLVSWAIAIFLAALIFINAIMIAYVRSSIFEIALFHIAVLAIVTVAGVKAMEVISRMLIMPVLIPGPTS, from the coding sequence TTGTCGATCACAGCAACGGAGGTAAAGATTGAGCGAAGTAAACTACTAGACCCAATATTCCTTGCAAGCCTAGCTGTCCCCGTAGCAGCAATAGCTCTAATTAGTAGCCCAGTAGCATATACAGCCATTGTCGTACCAGCACTGGCTGGTGTATGGCGAATATTACTACCCATAGCTAGGCGACAAGCCCGTACAAACCAGATGGATATGGATCTACTGTTCCTCCTTGCCCACATGTATGCGGTATCCACGGGAAGACCAGCCCGTCGCCGTCTCTTTGAGCTAAACACACTTGTAGGCGAATATGGTGACTATCAGCGCGTACTACGTAGGATAGCCGTGTTAGCTGTCGAGTGGGGCTACGGATTTGTCCGCGCAACACGCATGCTAGCTAATCAAGTTAGGAATGATGCCTTCCGCGGCTTCCTCATACGTATGAGCGAGGTTCTCCGTACGGGTGATGACGTAGTAAGATTTCTTAGGGTGGAGCTCGAGACAGCTATGCGCCAATTTACGAGTAGCTATATGCGTGCAATAGATCTCATGCGTATATTTCTTGGACTCTACACGACGCTTATGAGTGCTTCAGCATTTGTTATACTGACTTTTACAATACTAGCAGTGTTCATGGGCGGCGACTCATCAGTATTCGTAGTATCTATTATGGCACTCACTGTAACTATTGCAGTATTCGCTTTTATCGCTAAGATGATATCGCCCCGTGACCCAATAATTTATAGGTCAAAGGAAGTCTTGAATCCAATGCTAGCACGGCTTGCTAGGATAACAAGACTGGCCTTTACCGCATCAGTAGTATTGGGGCTTCTTACATACACTATTACACGTGACCCCATGTACACAATACTAGCTTTCGCATTACCCGCTCTCGTCCCTGGCATAGTTGCAATGCGTATAGAAGGATTCATAAAACGTATAAACATGTTCTATCAAGTCTTTGTCCGCAGTTTCGGGCTCACGTTCTCGGTTATGCCTAACTATGCTAGTGCCCTTGCATCTGTCCTGTCCGCAGATTATGGCGTTCTAACACCTTATTTACGTCGGCTCCATGCCAGGATAACTAATGGTATTGACCCCCACATAGCTTTTCGCTATTTCGTATTGGAGACAATGAGTACAAATGTCCTACGTGGAACAAACATTATGGTCGACTCAATAGATGCTGGTGGCGATGCTACTGAGACGGGGCTTATGTTAAGTAGCCTCCTCATTAGGCTGGGAGATCTACGCATAGATAGAGACCGTGTAGCACGCACCTTTGAAGCAGTTGTATACCTTATGCAGGGTCTTGTGGCAGCAATATCTTCTGCAGTTGTAAATATACTAATCTTGTTTATGGGGTATTATAAACAACTCATAGGAATGTCGCAGACAATGCCTGAAGTCGTACAATATCTCCCATTCGCTATAACTATACCAAACATGACGCTCGTATCATGGGCTATAGCTATATTCCTTGCCGCATTGATATTCATTAACGCGATCATGATAGCATATGTGCGTAGCAGCATATTCGAGATAGCATTATTCCACATAGCTGTACTAGCAATAGTAACTGTCGCAGGAGTAAAGGCAATGGAGGTAATATCCCGTATGTTGATAATGCCCGTGTTAATACCTGGGCCAACGAGCTGA
- a CDS encoding type II/IV secretion system ATPase subunit yields the protein MSLTRPATTQGVEELRRLARRYPHLANYLNKIVPRLGWPAYYGEEVPRDLRKASYINVMYIIDKEAGIFIHVYMPPEGTESGYRKYVAVEPERPPRELFYLIEEKLATVITERDTVRDLEERKRVLLEKLKLIIEPVDAPIDYRALIPRVHLLPRIPVYRAHLDNLIYYMIRDKAGLGILEPVLKDPYIEDISCPGVGYIYIVHKIFGPLETNLKFETAEELDRFIIELSERIGKPVSHARPIVDATLPDGSRINIVFGTDVSLQGSNFTIRRVAKVPISVTQLVNWNTFDERVAAYLWILLLEGNSGFVSGETASGKTTTLNAIVAFINPTAKIVTIEDTAELNIPHPNWVRELTRDTGSPETSVTMFDLLKAALRQRPNYIIVGEIRGAEGLIAFQAMQTGHPVLATFHAASVERLVQRLTSPPINVPKSQLDNLNFVVIQSAIYREGVLVRRVLSVNEIIGYDPKADSALYVPAFTWDPVRDRFTFRGRGTSYLLEEKIGVKRGLSRRNMFLIYDEMDIRAKIIRALIEKKVFNYYQVFRTLARIYGLVTEYARKASKEEAPYAIVEALEDALRRIQRGDLIK from the coding sequence ATGTCGCTAACAAGGCCGGCTACAACCCAAGGTGTAGAGGAGCTACGAAGACTGGCCAGACGTTACCCGCATCTTGCTAATTATCTAAATAAAATTGTGCCAAGACTAGGATGGCCTGCATACTATGGCGAAGAAGTGCCACGTGACCTTCGTAAAGCCTCCTACATAAATGTCATGTATATAATAGATAAAGAGGCTGGTATATTCATTCATGTATATATGCCGCCAGAAGGTACAGAATCAGGCTACCGCAAATATGTAGCAGTCGAGCCGGAACGACCTCCGCGCGAACTGTTCTATCTTATAGAAGAGAAGCTGGCAACTGTGATAACAGAAAGGGATACTGTTCGTGATCTCGAAGAAAGAAAACGTGTGCTACTCGAAAAACTAAAGCTCATAATAGAGCCTGTTGACGCTCCAATAGATTATCGTGCACTTATCCCCCGTGTGCACTTGCTACCCCGTATACCAGTCTACAGGGCTCATCTCGACAACTTAATCTACTATATGATTCGCGACAAGGCAGGGCTTGGCATACTTGAACCAGTGCTTAAGGATCCATATATAGAGGATATATCCTGCCCTGGTGTAGGCTATATCTACATAGTGCACAAGATATTTGGGCCACTTGAGACAAATCTCAAGTTTGAAACAGCCGAAGAGCTAGACCGGTTTATAATAGAGTTGAGCGAGCGCATTGGGAAACCCGTTAGCCATGCACGTCCTATAGTAGACGCTACGCTGCCTGATGGCAGTCGTATCAACATAGTGTTTGGTACTGATGTAAGTCTCCAGGGCAGCAACTTTACTATACGCCGTGTTGCAAAAGTACCCATAAGTGTCACACAGTTGGTAAACTGGAACACCTTTGATGAACGTGTTGCAGCTTACCTGTGGATACTACTACTTGAGGGTAATAGCGGCTTCGTATCAGGCGAGACAGCATCAGGTAAAACAACTACACTTAATGCCATAGTAGCTTTCATCAATCCTACTGCAAAAATAGTTACTATCGAGGATACAGCTGAGCTGAACATACCTCACCCCAACTGGGTACGTGAACTAACTCGAGATACTGGTAGCCCAGAGACGAGTGTAACGATGTTCGACTTGCTAAAGGCGGCGCTTCGTCAAAGGCCAAACTACATAATCGTGGGCGAGATACGTGGAGCGGAAGGCCTCATTGCGTTTCAAGCTATGCAGACAGGTCACCCAGTGCTTGCTACGTTCCATGCGGCTAGTGTAGAGAGGCTAGTTCAGAGGCTTACGTCTCCACCGATAAACGTGCCAAAATCACAGCTAGACAACCTGAACTTCGTAGTAATCCAGAGCGCTATATATAGGGAAGGTGTGCTGGTGAGAAGAGTTCTAAGCGTAAATGAGATAATAGGGTACGATCCCAAGGCCGACTCAGCCCTCTACGTGCCAGCTTTCACCTGGGACCCAGTACGCGACCGCTTCACCTTCAGAGGGCGTGGTACTAGCTACCTGCTAGAAGAGAAAATAGGTGTAAAGCGAGGCCTCTCTAGACGCAATATGTTCTTGATATACGATGAGATGGATATACGTGCAAAAATAATACGTGCTCTCATAGAGAAGAAGGTGTTCAACTACTATCAAGTATTCAGAACATTGGCTAGAATCTACGGGCTTGTAACCGAGTACGCGCGTAAGGCCTCTAAGGAGGAGGCGCCATACGCGATAGTGGAGGCGCTCGAGGATGCTCTTAGGAGAATACAGCGTGGCGACCTCATAAAGTAG
- a CDS encoding ATPase domain-containing protein — MSSKASLKGLTIFSTGNEELDSRLGGGVPHPAFVIIEGENGTAKTTFAAQLALGALQAGFRVVFFTTESTVKQLLAQTRNVTIDLTKYYIKGQLVIYSSYLKSVTWSPEWVKESFNALLSFLAENRGGFQVAIIDSLTPLLEYLEPGDISRLIYIARLLAADGSSLIVTTHSGVIDEKIAKHLKAAADVYYQLSLASVGGKQVKVLKVVKARGVPDVVEGTVAFDVDPAFGIKIVPIVVAQA, encoded by the coding sequence ATGTCTTCCAAAGCTAGCCTCAAGGGGCTCACGATATTCTCAACGGGTAACGAGGAGCTTGATAGCCGACTGGGTGGAGGGGTACCACATCCAGCATTCGTTATAATTGAAGGTGAAAACGGTACAGCAAAGACAACGTTTGCTGCACAACTCGCACTTGGTGCTTTACAAGCAGGTTTTCGTGTAGTATTCTTTACTACCGAGTCTACAGTGAAACAGCTACTTGCTCAGACTAGAAACGTGACTATAGACTTAACAAAGTACTACATTAAGGGGCAGCTAGTCATATATAGTAGTTACCTTAAGAGTGTAACGTGGAGTCCCGAGTGGGTAAAGGAGAGCTTTAATGCGCTCCTTAGCTTTCTAGCTGAGAACCGTGGAGGCTTCCAGGTTGCCATAATCGATTCTCTTACGCCCCTATTAGAATATCTGGAGCCGGGAGACATATCGCGCTTGATATACATAGCACGGCTCCTCGCAGCTGACGGCTCGTCACTCATAGTTACTACACATAGTGGAGTAATTGATGAAAAAATAGCTAAACACCTTAAAGCGGCGGCAGATGTCTACTATCAACTTAGCCTCGCAAGTGTTGGTGGGAAACAAGTAAAGGTGCTCAAAGTAGTTAAAGCTAGAGGAGTGCCAGACGTAGTAGAGGGTACAGTAGCCTTCGATGTAGACCCAGCCTTCGGAATCAAAATAGTGCCAATAGTTGTGGCACAAGCATAA
- a CDS encoding archaellin/type IV pilin N-terminal domain-containing protein, whose translation MARMRGIVGIEAAIVLIAFVLVASALAFVAINMGMFASQKSKEVMAKAYESSTRALDIAGDAIAKVDTATSTVTMVYVPIKLTAGTSPIDLSKTVVSLLIQRPDAADKAIANAIPTPPTALTTLTDLGATGTINSYEAKWFISLGDTNTLLEPGELAILAINVTDTTAGGLPAYSAVQVEIKPPVGAPLVVKYQIPPVLTSDYIDLVVGG comes from the coding sequence ATGGCCCGTATGAGAGGTATAGTAGGTATAGAGGCAGCAATAGTACTAATAGCGTTCGTCCTCGTCGCGAGCGCGCTAGCATTCGTAGCAATCAACATGGGTATGTTCGCTAGCCAGAAGAGCAAGGAAGTAATGGCCAAGGCATACGAGTCCAGCACACGAGCACTCGACATAGCGGGAGACGCAATAGCAAAGGTAGACACAGCAACCAGTACTGTAACTATGGTATATGTACCAATAAAGCTAACGGCTGGTACAAGCCCCATAGACCTAAGCAAAACTGTAGTATCCCTCCTCATACAGAGGCCTGACGCAGCCGACAAGGCTATAGCCAACGCGATACCAACACCCCCAACAGCTCTAACAACACTGACAGATCTAGGTGCCACCGGCACGATAAACAGTTATGAGGCAAAGTGGTTCATATCTCTAGGTGACACGAACACGCTACTTGAGCCTGGTGAGCTAGCAATACTAGCCATAAACGTCACTGATACTACAGCTGGCGGTCTACCAGCATACAGCGCTGTACAGGTAGAGATAAAGCCACCAGTAGGTGCACCCCTAGTAGTAAAGTATCAGATACCACCCGTACTAACAAGCGACTACATAGACCTAGTAGTTGGTGGTTAA
- a CDS encoding protein-tyrosine phosphatase family protein — translation MVVFDVFPVDEYVAFSPMLDRAVLPYITKEFDVVIAAVETHELAYDPSLLQSRVEYIHIPIPDFAWPSLWQLYRAAKITLSAAKEGKRVLIHCFGGKGRSATLAAGYLVYRYGFSARRAVEVVRSIRRGAIEAVGQLGVLRSFEAALVLDELTLRNLYGNEAAGEALRLGGQLAEALKNSNLGAMWIAHSLVFKIVDRFRSTLTSQNTEFVEDIVLKVFDILDVSHGIASIDLDRKDDSYNLIVVCTSFIEYCESFVYNIAKTLSKILRTSIETEILYE, via the coding sequence TTGGTAGTCTTTGACGTGTTTCCAGTCGATGAATACGTGGCGTTCTCTCCGATGCTTGATAGAGCCGTACTGCCTTACATTACTAAAGAATTTGATGTAGTTATAGCTGCTGTTGAAACCCACGAGCTAGCCTATGATCCTTCGCTGTTACAAAGCCGTGTCGAGTACATCCACATCCCTATACCGGATTTCGCATGGCCGAGTCTCTGGCAGCTTTATCGTGCTGCTAAGATAACACTAAGTGCTGCTAAGGAGGGCAAGAGAGTTCTAATACATTGTTTTGGCGGAAAGGGGCGCAGTGCAACGCTAGCTGCCGGATACCTTGTTTATCGTTACGGTTTCTCTGCAAGACGGGCCGTAGAGGTAGTTAGATCAATAAGGCGTGGAGCCATAGAAGCTGTAGGACAGCTAGGGGTCCTCCGAAGCTTCGAAGCAGCTCTAGTGTTAGATGAGTTGACTCTCCGGAATCTCTATGGCAACGAGGCAGCTGGTGAAGCGCTGAGGTTGGGTGGACAACTTGCCGAGGCATTGAAAAACAGTAATCTCGGTGCCATGTGGATAGCTCATAGCCTAGTCTTCAAGATTGTTGATAGATTTCGTAGTACACTAACCAGCCAAAACACCGAATTCGTAGAAGATATAGTTTTAAAAGTATTTGATATACTTGACGTCTCACATGGTATTGCAAGCATTGATCTCGATCGTAAAGATGATTCCTATAACCTTATAGTCGTTTGTACTAGTTTTATCGAATATTGCGAATCATTCGTATACAATATAGCCAAAACTCTCTCTAAAATTCTGCGTACAAGTATAGAGACTGAGATTCTCTACGAGTAA
- a CDS encoding winged helix-turn-helix domain-containing protein: protein MRICSTLQKYTLKQQYYQVWVVVSYHVLIVYGRDGVPQRIIGWDTMGIDSRPNIKRRDSLLIISDVLAILEHRGPLRKTRLMNLANLNPRSFQNYVEEELVRLGLIEVRKHNGHRSYVITPRGIHVLVLLRFIERGLEREGIEAGCRHCKELRQQIATKLENDGFKILSLAYIHGQSGAKYFHDIIVTIDKRPIACIDIHSSLSPTTRVMEASYTVTSCIDTGLPHIVVTPYTSRKYYEAISENLPQQCRLLIENYTGVSDEGEQLATRISEIIQQLKSYG from the coding sequence TTGCGTATCTGTAGTACACTACAGAAATATACACTAAAACAACAGTATTACCAGGTGTGGGTCGTCGTCTCTTACCATGTTTTGATAGTCTATGGTAGAGATGGCGTCCCACAACGTATCATAGGCTGGGACACCATGGGGATAGACTCTAGGCCAAACATAAAGCGCCGCGATTCCCTCCTCATAATCTCCGACGTACTAGCTATACTGGAACATCGCGGACCACTACGTAAGACAAGGCTTATGAATCTAGCCAACTTAAATCCTCGAAGTTTCCAAAACTATGTTGAGGAAGAACTTGTACGTTTAGGTCTCATAGAGGTAAGAAAACACAACGGACATCGTAGTTATGTTATAACACCACGCGGTATCCATGTACTAGTGCTTCTACGCTTTATAGAAAGAGGATTAGAAAGAGAGGGTATTGAAGCCGGCTGCCGGCATTGCAAAGAGCTACGACAGCAGATAGCAACTAAACTCGAAAATGATGGATTCAAAATTCTCTCTCTAGCTTATATACATGGACAAAGCGGTGCAAAATACTTCCATGACATAATAGTTACGATTGATAAGAGACCAATAGCATGCATTGACATTCATTCATCGTTATCGCCTACTACTCGTGTGATGGAGGCTAGTTATACTGTCACAAGTTGTATTGATACTGGTTTACCTCATATAGTTGTAACACCTTATACGTCGCGTAAGTATTATGAAGCCATTTCGGAAAATTTGCCACAACAATGTAGGCTTCTCATAGAAAACTACACAGGTGTGTCTGACGAAGGGGAACAATTAGCTACACGGATTTCGGAAATCATACAACAGCTAAAATCGTATGGCTAA